Below is a genomic region from Pseudarthrobacter sulfonivorans.
CAGGAAATGCAACCTGTGGCGGTCCCGCATTCGTTGTAGTTCCCCGGCCGCTTGTAACTGTTCAAGGCCGAAGGCACGAAGGGTGTCCAGCATTCTGTATCGGCGGGGTGATCCTTCCCCGTCTTGGCCGTCTTCGCTATAGATCAGTGATTTATCGACAAGATGTGTCAGTGTTGTGACAAGGGATTCGCGTTCCCCAGCGTGATCTCGACATACTGATTCGGCCGCTTCCAGAGAAAATCCTCCGACAAAAACTGAAACATCGGCAAACAGTTTCCTCTCGGCGGGAATGAGTAAACCGTAGCTCCAGTCCACCGCCGCGCGCAGCGTTTGATGCCGTGCAATGTGACCATGCGCCGATCGTTGAAGTAGTTCAAAACGATTGTCGAGGCGTGTGACTATCTGGGAAACATCCAAAGCATTGACAAGTGCGGCGGCGAGCTCAATTGCCAGTGGCAGACCATCGAGTACTTGGCAGATCTGGGAAACTGCGCCCTTATTGGCATCGACCAAGCGAAACCCGGGCCGAACGGCCGACGCCCGTTCCACCAACAGTCGCACCGCGTCATAGTCCATCATGGCTGAGACATCGGCTACCTCGGCGCCGGGTATCGGCAAACCGGTTACCACACGGAGCGTTTCCTCCGGTAAATCCAGCCGCTCCTGGCTGGTCGTCAAGATGGTCAGCTGATCACAGCTTCGCAGAAGCCCGTGGACAAGCGATGCAACCTCGTCAACGAGGTATTCGCAGTTGTCCATCACTAGTAGCATCTTGCCGGAGTCTAGGAAATCCCCAATTACCGTTTCAAGAGGAAGAGCAGGATGGTCGCTTAGACCAAGCGCCGCCGCAACCGTCTGCACCGTTATCCCTGGTTGGTGCAGTGGCGGGAGTTCGACTACCCAGACACCACCCGGAAAGTGCCCCAATGCTTCCCTCGCGACCTCAATTGCCAGCCGACTCTTTCCCGAGCCTCCGCTGCCGAGGAGTGTAACCAGAGAGTGTTTTAGAACCAGCGCCTGAATTTCCGTCTTTTCCCGCTGGCGGCCAATGAATGGGGATGGCTGCATCGGGAGGTTGTGAGGCGTGTCAGTGAGGCGTGATCCAGCCGCGGCGACCGGTGGCTCGAGATCGGGATCCTGCTTGAGAATCTGGAGATAGAGCTGTTGAAGCGCTTTACCTGGGTCGATTCCCAGCTGCTCCGAGAGCAACTGCTGTACTTTCTTGTACGTCTCCAGCGCTTCACCCTGCCGTCCGGCTCGGTACTGTGCGAGGATGAGCTGCCGCCATAGCCCTTCCCGGAGGGGATATCTTGTGATTAGAGGGGGAATGCCTGTCAGGACTTCGTTCTCTTTACCCAACGCAAGCGCAGCAGCGAAACGATCTTCATGCGCCTCGAGATAGAGGGTTGTGAGATGGGATATCAGTGGTTCGGTAAAGGGCTGATCCTCAAACTCCTTGTAAGGCGTGCCTCTCCATAACGCCAGCGCATCTCGCAGGACTCGATATGCCGTCGAGTAGTCTTGGTGGGCCATAGCACGGCGACCCTCATTTACGAGTCCGTCGAAAACAAGGGAATCAAGCTCCTTGGGCCCGATTCTCAGTTCATAGCCGGATGTGTGAGTAACTATGCCGGAATACGGCGTCGCTGAACCTGTACTCAGCGACCGGCGCAATTCGGACACCCTTACATGTAAAAGGGATCGAGCATTGTGGGGTGGAGATTCTCCCCATAGAGCGCTAAGGAGGAAATCCGTCGATACTTGCTCCCCGCAGTTCGCGATCAGGACAGCTAAGAGGAATCGCAGTCGCGGCCCAATCGAGAGGAGCGAACCAGAGTCGTGGACTTCCAAGCTGCCCAGAATTCGAAACTCCATTGCCCACCCCTAGCGAACTTCGCCATGCCGCCCTAGAACCTGATCCTAGCCTCCAGCCTAGGTCGAGCCTTAAGTAGGCAACTGTAGATTACACATACATTTTGCGCCTATAGCAGCGCTAGACAAGGTCTATGCGACCCTACTCGTGGACGGTTCAACATGCACGGGTACATGCAAGTCGTAGCTAACGCCACTCACAAGCCACCATGGACCCGTTGTAGTGAACCACGCTCTTTCGATTCCGGAAGAAGAACGACTCGGCGGTCGATGTCCCAGCCCGTACCGTGCCTGGACTCAGCCCTTAGAAGGGTCAGTCTTCCCGAGGACGGCGTCTGTCCGACATGCCGCAGCAACTCATAAGACACTGTGTTGACTTCGAAATACGAGTGACGAACAGGCGAATAGTTCCCTTCCCTTCCCGCGGCACGTGTCGGCGTGCGCACCCGACCGTCATTCGTCTGGTTCGTAGTTTGATTCGAACCTGTCGGCGGTCACGGCGTACCCATCGGTGCCGTCTTCGTTGTTGAAGACGACGAAGTCGCCCCTGTTGTAGTAGGTGCGGCCTTCCTTAGTGGTCACACTGCCGGCTTCCTGGGCAACTTCTGCCCAGACCGGGGTAGATTTCACATAGGCACCACGGCGGATCTGGCGGTAGGTGGCGGTGAAGACGTCCGCGTCGACGGTGTGGATGTCGCCGTCGTCGTCCACCAGCCAGTCCCCGGGTTTGCACTGCTGTTCTCCGCCCCACTTGCGGTAGCTGAACCCCTCCGTGTCCAGGCACAGTGGGACGGCGACCACGTACTGGCCCGGTCGGCGCCGGTAGCGGCGGAGCTCACTCACAAGCGGTTCCTTCCATTCAGGTGTCCGGCAAGTCAAATACGGTGCCAAAATCACTGGCCAGCACATCCCGCGCCCCGGCCAGGATGCCCAGCCTGTGGAGTGTCTGCATATTCCCCGGGGCGTCCATGGCACTCAGCGAGGTGACGGTGTCCATTGTGGCAAGGGTTCCGTCCAAGGCGCGGACACTCTCCGGACGAAGGTCCACGTTATAACGCAGGTAACTCATCAATGGGGCACCGTTTAGGAGATCGCCGGCCAGCTCCCCCAGTTCCCGGTCGATCATCCTGGCGGTGGGGCTGGAGGACATCCACTGCAGCATTGTCTCCTGCAGCACGGCGCAGTCCTGCATCACAGACTTCAGCGCTCGCAGGGCGTGGCTTGCCGTCAGTTTTGCGTTACTGACGGCAGGATCCGCCGCGCCTGTGCCGACCGATACAAGCAGCAGCCTCTCGGCACCGGTCTCCCAATCCACGCGGTAGCCCTTTAAAGAGGCGTACATGAGCGCCTGCAGGGCAGGATTGTTGAAGGGACTGACACCACCGTCCACGAAACTGCCGGTCACAGGGCTCAGATTGGGACCGCCACTGATGGTGATGGTTTCCGGTTCGAAATAATACGGAGCGGCCGTGGAAGCCCTGACAACCTGCCAGAGTGGATAGTCCCCGTTACCCATCCTGCCGTTGGCGCCAGCAACGAAATACCAACTGTGCGGGTTGTTGCTCACCGGCCACGGACTGCCGCTGTC
It encodes:
- a CDS encoding BTAD domain-containing putative transcriptional regulator, whose translation is MEFRILGSLEVHDSGSLLSIGPRLRFLLAVLIANCGEQVSTDFLLSALWGESPPHNARSLLHVRVSELRRSLSTGSATPYSGIVTHTSGYELRIGPKELDSLVFDGLVNEGRRAMAHQDYSTAYRVLRDALALWRGTPYKEFEDQPFTEPLISHLTTLYLEAHEDRFAAALALGKENEVLTGIPPLITRYPLREGLWRQLILAQYRAGRQGEALETYKKVQQLLSEQLGIDPGKALQQLYLQILKQDPDLEPPVAAAGSRLTDTPHNLPMQPSPFIGRQREKTEIQALVLKHSLVTLLGSGGSGKSRLAIEVAREALGHFPGGVWVVELPPLHQPGITVQTVAAALGLSDHPALPLETVIGDFLDSGKMLLVMDNCEYLVDEVASLVHGLLRSCDQLTILTTSQERLDLPEETLRVVTGLPIPGAEVADVSAMMDYDAVRLLVERASAVRPGFRLVDANKGAVSQICQVLDGLPLAIELAAALVNALDVSQIVTRLDNRFELLQRSAHGHIARHQTLRAAVDWSYGLLIPAERKLFADVSVFVGGFSLEAAESVCRDHAGERESLVTTLTHLVDKSLIYSEDGQDGEGSPRRYRMLDTLRAFGLEQLQAAGELQRMRDRHRLHFLALAEEAVSQLRGTHQEMWLRLLKLDHDNLRAALEWSMRAEDFETAGRIAGSLYPFWNLHGHYGEGRYWLGQILEVRNSISPEVRVRVLLGETTLAVIQGDLVRAQEVCIEAASLARQLGDRPALASTLQYLGFCSMFSGELADAESYLGESLENALAAHDERLQGWAYIFLAAVALSRGHYGRARLLATQFLSTPESVRGPEVVGWATLVLGATDWYDGDRTRAISFLLEGFRNFRDLGALWGLSFSMFMSAEVSGAQGNIRQQVILMAAAENLRTSIAAASFPFLEIWLKEAISSARKAMDPEEFEQHWQQGIALPLEAAIAHAERALDIAAKSSARPGSIGRRQFDA
- a CDS encoding patatin-like phospholipase family protein is translated as MPYRILTRDEHFRRDGTPKRILALDGGGLRGILSLGILEKIEDVLRERHDRGDGFRLCHYFDLIAGTSSGAIIAAALAQGWSVGEIRHMYFSLGRRVFKKSLFRQVRLRARYDEQALVAELKDVFGADTTLGGPELLTGLLVVIKRLDSGSPWPVSNNPHSWYFVAGANGRMGNGDYPLWQVVRASTAAPYYFEPETITISGGPNLSPVTGSFVDGGVSPFNNPALQALMYASLKGYRVDWETGAERLLLVSVGTGAADPAVSNAKLTASHALRALKSVMQDCAVLQETMLQWMSSSPTARMIDRELGELAGDLLNGAPLMSYLRYNVDLRPESVRALDGTLATMDTVTSLSAMDAPGNMQTLHRLGILAGARDVLASDFGTVFDLPDT